The Lujinxingia vulgaris genome includes a region encoding these proteins:
- a CDS encoding ATP-dependent DNA helicase RecG, producing the protein MADASPHIPGRLALRLLQPHPLGLERLRGIGPKTAARMRERGILDQLHLLLHMPRKYRPTYRFWPGHELIERRASFVEVIGQISHVLPPARHSRAPLEVRLQVDDAEFKLIWFNLAFPGFVKKFQPGDWMRVEGKLDHERDPAQMVHPTFDILKSRETRAPQTEVVPIYSSMEEVRDSLIHPAIAESFSLLHADLEEGAPLNLLRQHELPTLADALKTIHVLTPYDDLDCFREALTTARNRLIFQEFFDLQLALTRRYVAQRRAANAPRLTERELGRELLKKIPFDLTGDQKSAIATIADDLANRIPMRRLLQGDVGSGKTVVALLAAAIAIANGHQVALLAPTEILARQHSRNAHALFTALNIPHALLVGAQPSAERRDILHQLASGELGLVVGTHALVQDDVAFKNLALVIVDEQHKFGVDQRDALLAKGQDPHLLAMTATPIPRSLAHAVFGDLDLTLIREKPPGRKPVRTELRDRSRAPKIYDYVKKRITETGEQAYFVYPLVEASDALANRRSVTEEAERLANGPLKGLRLGVLHGRMDGPAKDAVMQRFSNGDIDVLCATTVVEVGVDVPNATVMVIENPEVFGLSQLHQLRGRVGRGSVDSMCILITGFSLTEDAELRLQAFTTTDDGFKLAETDLAIRGPGLFLGVKQAGLPEFRFGDVLRDAHWLQAARHDARRILLGDASR; encoded by the coding sequence ATGGCCGACGCCTCCCCCCACATCCCTGGTCGACTCGCGCTACGCCTGCTCCAGCCCCACCCCCTGGGGCTGGAGCGCCTGCGCGGCATCGGCCCCAAAACCGCCGCGCGCATGCGCGAGCGCGGCATCCTCGACCAACTTCATTTGCTGCTGCATATGCCGCGCAAATACCGCCCCACCTACCGCTTCTGGCCCGGCCATGAGCTCATCGAACGCCGCGCCTCCTTCGTCGAGGTCATCGGACAGATCTCCCACGTCCTCCCCCCCGCACGCCACAGCCGCGCCCCCCTGGAGGTCCGCCTCCAGGTCGACGACGCCGAGTTCAAACTCATCTGGTTCAACCTGGCCTTCCCCGGCTTCGTCAAAAAGTTCCAACCCGGCGACTGGATGCGCGTCGAAGGCAAACTCGACCACGAGCGCGACCCCGCTCAGATGGTCCACCCCACCTTCGACATCCTAAAATCCCGAGAAACCCGCGCTCCTCAGACCGAAGTCGTCCCCATCTACAGCTCCATGGAAGAGGTCCGCGACTCCCTCATCCACCCCGCCATCGCCGAGAGCTTCTCACTCCTGCACGCCGACCTCGAAGAAGGCGCCCCCCTCAACCTCCTCCGCCAACACGAGCTCCCCACCCTGGCCGACGCCCTCAAAACCATCCACGTCCTCACCCCCTACGACGACCTGGACTGTTTCCGCGAAGCCCTCACCACCGCCCGCAACCGCCTGATCTTTCAAGAGTTCTTCGACCTCCAGCTCGCCCTCACCCGCCGCTACGTCGCACAGCGCCGAGCCGCCAACGCCCCACGCCTCACCGAACGCGAACTCGGCCGCGAGCTCCTCAAAAAGATCCCCTTCGATCTCACAGGCGATCAGAAGTCCGCCATCGCCACCATCGCCGATGACCTCGCCAACCGCATCCCCATGCGACGCCTCCTCCAGGGTGACGTCGGCAGCGGAAAGACCGTCGTCGCACTCCTCGCTGCTGCTATCGCCATCGCCAACGGCCACCAGGTCGCCCTCCTCGCTCCCACCGAGATCCTCGCCCGCCAACACAGCCGCAACGCACACGCCCTCTTCACCGCCCTCAACATCCCCCACGCCCTGCTCGTTGGCGCCCAACCCTCTGCCGAACGCCGCGACATCCTCCACCAACTCGCCAGCGGGGAGCTCGGCCTCGTCGTCGGCACCCACGCCCTCGTCCAGGATGACGTCGCCTTCAAAAACCTCGCCCTCGTGATCGTCGACGAACAACACAAATTCGGCGTCGACCAACGCGACGCCCTCCTCGCCAAAGGCCAGGATCCCCACCTCCTGGCCATGACCGCCACGCCCATCCCCCGCTCCTTAGCCCACGCCGTCTTCGGCGACCTCGACCTCACCCTCATCCGCGAAAAGCCCCCCGGTCGCAAACCCGTCCGCACCGAGCTTCGCGACCGCTCCCGCGCTCCCAAAATCTACGACTACGTCAAAAAACGCATCACCGAGACCGGCGAACAGGCCTACTTCGTCTACCCCCTCGTCGAAGCCAGTGACGCCCTCGCCAACCGCCGCTCCGTCACCGAAGAAGCCGAACGCCTCGCCAACGGCCCCCTCAAAGGCCTGCGCCTCGGCGTCCTCCACGGCCGCATGGACGGCCCGGCCAAAGACGCCGTCATGCAACGCTTCTCCAACGGCGACATCGACGTCCTCTGCGCCACAACCGTCGTCGAAGTCGGCGTCGACGTCCCCAACGCCACCGTCATGGTCATCGAAAACCCCGAAGTTTTCGGGCTGAGCCAACTTCACCAGCTCCGCGGACGCGTCGGCCGAGGCTCCGTCGACTCCATGTGCATCCTCATCACCGGCTTCTCCCTCACCGAAGACGCCGAGCTCCGCCTGCAGGCCTTCACCACCACCGACGACGGCTTCAAACTCGCCGAAACCGACCTCGCCATCCGTGGCCCCGGCCTCTTCCTCGGCGTCAAACAGGCCGGACTCCCCGAATTCCGCTTCGGCGACGTCCTCCGTGACGCCCACTGGCTCCAGGCCGCCCGTCACGACGCGCGCCGTATCCTCCTGGGAGACGCTTCCCGATGA
- a CDS encoding quinone-dependent dihydroorotate dehydrogenase: MERLLYRVVRGAMFGLEAERAHHLAMGALSALMKPDAVRALLGAALRVDDARLKQKVWGLEFENPVGLAAGFDKDARWVNALGALGFGHVEIGTVTALGQAGNPRPRLFRLVEDEALLNRMGFNNAGSEAVARHLQGVKVEPVLGVNIGKSKVTPLEDAAEDYATTLRRLHRFADYIVVNVSSPNTPGLRSLQGRGPLEALLVRLKAINTELSEGGRKPPLLVKVSPDLGDGALDEVVEVVEEVGIDGIVATNTTISRQGLRSAGVDAMGAGGVSGRPVRSRSLEVIGRIYARTEGRVPIVGVGGIFGAEDALAAMEAGASLVQVWTGFVYEGPLLVRRMNRGLLRLMEARGYGDVGEVVGAAHRR; encoded by the coding sequence TTGGAGAGGCTGTTGTATCGGGTGGTGCGCGGCGCGATGTTCGGGCTGGAGGCGGAGCGCGCGCATCATCTGGCGATGGGGGCGTTGTCGGCGCTTATGAAGCCGGATGCGGTGCGTGCGTTGCTGGGCGCGGCGTTGCGGGTGGATGATGCGCGCTTGAAGCAGAAGGTGTGGGGGCTGGAGTTTGAGAATCCGGTGGGGCTTGCGGCGGGCTTTGATAAGGATGCGCGCTGGGTCAATGCGCTGGGGGCGCTGGGCTTCGGGCATGTGGAGATCGGGACGGTGACGGCGCTGGGGCAGGCCGGAAACCCGAGACCGCGGCTTTTTCGTCTGGTGGAGGATGAGGCGCTGCTCAACCGGATGGGGTTTAATAACGCGGGGAGTGAGGCGGTGGCGCGGCACCTGCAGGGAGTGAAGGTCGAGCCAGTGCTGGGTGTGAATATCGGGAAGTCGAAGGTGACGCCGCTGGAAGATGCGGCCGAAGACTACGCGACGACGCTGCGACGGCTTCATCGCTTTGCGGATTATATCGTTGTGAATGTGAGCTCTCCGAACACGCCGGGGTTGCGGTCGTTGCAGGGGAGGGGGCCGCTGGAGGCGTTGCTGGTGCGGTTGAAGGCGATCAATACCGAGCTGAGTGAGGGAGGAAGGAAGCCGCCATTGCTGGTGAAGGTGTCGCCGGATCTGGGGGATGGTGCGTTGGATGAGGTTGTGGAGGTTGTGGAAGAGGTGGGGATCGACGGGATTGTGGCGACGAATACGACGATCTCGCGCCAGGGATTGAGGAGCGCAGGGGTTGATGCGATGGGGGCCGGCGGGGTGTCGGGGAGGCCGGTGAGGTCGCGTAGCCTGGAGGTGATCGGGAGAATTTATGCGCGGACCGAGGGGCGTGTGCCGATCGTGGGTGTGGGCGGGATCTTCGGGGCGGAGGATGCGCTGGCAGCGATGGAGGCCGGGGCGTCGCTGGTGCAGGTGTGGACGGGCTTTGTGTACGAGGGGCCGTTGCTGGTGCGTCGGATGAACCGGGGGTTGTTGAGGTTGATGGAGGCGCGCGGTTACGGGGATGTGGGAGAGGTGGTGGGGGCAGCGCATCGGCGCTGA
- a CDS encoding tetratricopeptide repeat protein: MPSPRHLIAALCTLLALSTLATSAFAQDEPTADELALQYFDEGASFFIEGNYARAILSFRRAFDQRPDPMILYNMSLAHSRLGNHREAYQTTLATQRMEGLPEQARVRVDARVNALYVVINAEALAPRMAAIAAGDETQEETSATEEVAEITRQAPTPAQPARPVRPIAPPLDLDQQPEGMGLVGWAGVGTTVVGAGLLTGALLIDRSLATDIDAYQQASDQGRLDDYNQLRADIETRANTGKILLYSGAGAAALGLGMWIFGATSAADTNIDVAFAPDGSSGLVRFSTSF; the protein is encoded by the coding sequence ATGCCCTCGCCACGCCACCTCATCGCCGCGCTCTGCACGCTCCTGGCCCTCTCCACCCTGGCCACCTCGGCCTTTGCCCAGGACGAGCCCACCGCCGACGAGCTCGCCCTGCAATACTTTGACGAGGGCGCAAGCTTCTTCATCGAAGGCAACTACGCCCGCGCCATCCTCTCCTTCCGGCGAGCCTTCGATCAGCGCCCCGACCCCATGATCCTCTACAACATGTCGCTGGCCCACTCTCGCCTGGGCAACCACCGCGAAGCCTACCAGACCACCCTCGCAACCCAGCGCATGGAAGGCCTCCCCGAACAGGCCCGAGTCCGCGTTGACGCCCGCGTCAACGCCCTCTACGTCGTCATCAACGCCGAAGCCCTGGCCCCACGCATGGCCGCGATCGCCGCCGGCGACGAAACCCAGGAAGAGACCTCCGCCACCGAAGAAGTCGCCGAGATCACCCGCCAGGCACCCACCCCCGCCCAACCTGCCCGACCGGTCCGCCCCATCGCGCCCCCGCTCGATCTCGACCAACAACCCGAAGGCATGGGCCTCGTCGGCTGGGCTGGCGTCGGCACCACCGTCGTCGGCGCCGGACTCCTCACCGGCGCCCTCCTCATCGACCGCAGCCTCGCCACAGACATCGACGCCTACCAGCAAGCCTCCGACCAGGGCCGCCTCGACGACTACAATCAGCTCCGCGCCGACATTGAGACCCGCGCCAACACCGGAAAAATCCTCCTCTACTCCGGCGCTGGCGCCGCCGCACTCGGCCTCGGCATGTGGATCTTCGGCGCCACCTCCGCCGCCGACACCAACATCGACGTCGCCTTCGCCCCCGACGGATCTTCGGGCCTGGTTCGCTTCTCCACCTCCTTTTAA
- a CDS encoding UTP--glucose-1-phosphate uridylyltransferase — protein MNDEDTMGSSVLDALTDSDVAQLKAHGFDEEAFERLRDRLRSGTWTERHNEVEGRVEAPAVNDVEQLPVPGSARELGLRERGMEALRGGEVGTLVLNGGMATRFGGGVKGCVEVLEGRSFLGMKLGDARAWGRVPVLLMNSFATDAPTKEHLEANDYFGLDPEQVIAFTQNVSVRLRPDGEVFGAGEPGGTLYAPGHGDLPEALGRGALEAFRERGGRYLMMSNVDNVLADLDPVVVGMHVEAAESRGVEMSVEVVQKFEGDQGGMPARVDGALQILEAFRFPQGFDVDSIPVFNTNTFMFTAEALERDFDLTWFLVRKQVEGQRVVQFERLAGELSAHLKTRFVEVARTGARSRFLPIKRREDLREHRQFLADVVGERGAE, from the coding sequence ATGAATGACGAGGATACGATGGGATCGAGCGTGTTGGATGCGCTGACCGATAGTGATGTGGCGCAATTGAAGGCGCATGGGTTTGATGAAGAGGCATTTGAGCGCCTCCGAGATCGGTTGCGTTCAGGGACGTGGACGGAGCGGCATAATGAGGTTGAGGGGAGGGTCGAGGCGCCTGCGGTGAATGATGTGGAGCAGTTGCCGGTGCCGGGGAGCGCGCGGGAGCTGGGGCTGCGGGAGCGGGGGATGGAGGCGTTGCGCGGGGGAGAGGTTGGTACGCTGGTGCTCAACGGCGGGATGGCGACGCGCTTTGGCGGGGGCGTAAAGGGGTGTGTGGAGGTGCTGGAAGGGCGCTCGTTTCTGGGGATGAAGCTCGGTGATGCGCGTGCCTGGGGTCGGGTGCCGGTGCTGTTGATGAACAGCTTTGCGACCGATGCACCGACGAAGGAGCATCTGGAAGCGAACGACTATTTTGGGTTGGATCCGGAGCAGGTGATCGCGTTTACGCAGAATGTGAGCGTGCGTTTGCGGCCGGATGGTGAGGTGTTTGGGGCCGGGGAGCCCGGAGGGACGCTCTATGCGCCGGGGCATGGGGATTTGCCGGAGGCGTTGGGACGCGGGGCGTTGGAGGCGTTTCGGGAGCGCGGCGGCCGCTATCTGATGATGTCCAACGTGGATAATGTGCTCGCCGATCTCGACCCGGTGGTTGTGGGGATGCACGTGGAGGCGGCCGAGTCGCGTGGGGTGGAGATGAGCGTGGAGGTCGTGCAGAAGTTTGAGGGGGATCAGGGAGGGATGCCGGCCCGGGTGGATGGAGCGTTGCAGATTCTGGAGGCGTTTCGTTTTCCGCAGGGGTTCGATGTGGATTCGATTCCGGTGTTTAATACCAACACGTTTATGTTTACGGCCGAAGCGTTGGAGCGCGACTTTGATCTGACGTGGTTTCTGGTGCGTAAGCAGGTGGAAGGGCAGCGGGTGGTGCAGTTTGAGCGGCTGGCCGGAGAGCTGTCGGCGCATTTGAAGACGCGTTTTGTGGAGGTTGCTCGCACCGGGGCGCGCTCGCGCTTTTTGCCGATCAAACGACGCGAAGATTTGCGGGAGCATCGGCAGTTTCTGGCCGATGTGGTGGGGGAGAGGGGCGCCGAGTGA
- a CDS encoding bile acid:sodium symporter family protein, with product MEESVLTSVVLPLSLFIIMLGMGLSLVVDDFRRVVVYPKAVAVGLTNQLVLLPLVGLGLAVALGLSAEMAVGVMIIAACPGGVTSNLITHVSRGDTALSITLTAISGFVTVVTIPLIIMFSLGFFMGEATTVTLPLAQTIGQIVGITVLPVSLGMLLRWRKPALADRLEPPARVGSVVVFVVLLIGIIAANIEVLRNHFAELAAVTIGLNVAMMLIGFWSSKLLKLELPQALAISIESGMQNGTLAIVIATSILMQGQMAVPGGIYSLVMFATGGAMMAYFGRKGAEVAAADEGVAVEAA from the coding sequence ATGGAAGAGAGTGTCCTGACGTCGGTGGTGCTGCCGCTATCGCTCTTTATCATCATGCTGGGGATGGGGTTGTCGTTGGTGGTGGACGACTTCCGGCGGGTGGTGGTGTATCCGAAGGCGGTGGCGGTGGGGTTGACCAACCAGCTGGTGCTATTGCCGCTGGTGGGGTTGGGTTTGGCGGTGGCGCTCGGGTTGAGCGCGGAGATGGCGGTGGGGGTGATGATCATCGCGGCGTGTCCGGGTGGGGTGACGTCGAATCTGATCACGCATGTGTCGCGGGGAGATACGGCGCTGTCGATTACGCTGACGGCGATCAGCGGGTTTGTGACCGTGGTGACGATTCCGCTGATCATCATGTTTTCGCTGGGCTTTTTTATGGGGGAGGCGACGACGGTGACGTTGCCGCTGGCGCAGACGATCGGGCAGATCGTGGGGATCACGGTGTTGCCGGTGAGTCTGGGGATGTTGTTGCGGTGGCGTAAGCCTGCGCTTGCGGATCGGCTGGAGCCGCCGGCGCGGGTGGGGTCGGTGGTGGTGTTTGTGGTGCTGCTGATCGGGATTATTGCGGCGAATATCGAGGTGCTGCGCAATCATTTTGCGGAGCTTGCGGCGGTGACGATCGGGTTGAACGTGGCGATGATGCTCATCGGGTTCTGGTCGTCGAAGCTGTTGAAGTTGGAGTTGCCGCAGGCGCTGGCGATCTCGATTGAGTCGGGGATGCAGAATGGGACGCTGGCGATTGTGATTGCGACGTCGATTCTGATGCAGGGGCAGATGGCGGTGCCGGGAGGGATTTACAGCCTGGTGATGTTTGCGACGGGTGGGGCGATGATGGCGTATTTCGGGCGTAAGGGGGCGGAGGTGGCTGCAGCAGATGAGGGCGTTGCGGTCGAGGCTGCCTGA
- the priA gene encoding replication restart helicase PriA, which yields MTSPLYAQVALDVPLFTALSYRVPDHLRDDIALGQLVQVPFRNRSKTGLITDLTSELDDPALAPKIRDLYDLVDAEPLLSTNDLKFLSFVADYYLSPIGEVVRLAIPSAVRVEGIKHYRRLPDDQRPASATPLPLDLADALASLSSEEPSPVASLREAYPDLTYHRLSELERRGLVEVTYQESGSLKPKTERYFKLLPRPRGTLTGRLGSNQLKILKLLDGMPSLSLPEIREHIPSPYSSLSALEDRGLITSWEEEVYRDPFENAPVEAPPEFDLTERQLHAVNAVAEARNAGRFEGFVLHGVTGSGKTETYVRIIRDTLAEGRRALVLLPEIALTPQFVGVFRSHFGERIAVLHSGLTPAQKFDQWRQIRRDEVDIVIGARSALFAPINNLGVIVVDEEHDSSFKQEEGTRYNARDMALVRAKLASAQVILGSATPILESFHNAQLGRLTYLPMPERVAARAMPPVDIVDMRRGPHNPTAGPSNLLSARLLSELDNTLHDQKQAILFLNRRGFSPCVLCESCGHIFECPNCDVSLTYHRRMEALRCHHCDFSLRMPESCPQCQHTGIERKGVGTEQLENHLHELYPRARVARLDRDTGAGPRLQQLLSSFRRREIDILVGTQMVTKGHDFPDVTLVGVVLADMSLNFPDFRAAERTFQLLTQVAGRAGRADSPGKVIIQTYTPDHYSLLTAQNHDFSTFAQHELAQRQAMGYPPFGHLIALKFEGTHEGATVQATRDYATAARRLLRSDRTFGDNIAMLGPAMAPIGRINNRSRWQLLLKASDRALLRRFAIRTLELAKHFEAGQPQHRNVRIIIDVDPLNML from the coding sequence ATGACCTCCCCCCTCTACGCCCAGGTCGCCCTCGACGTCCCCCTCTTCACCGCGCTCTCCTACCGCGTGCCCGACCACCTGCGCGACGACATCGCCCTCGGACAGCTCGTCCAGGTCCCCTTCCGCAACCGATCCAAGACCGGCCTCATCACCGACCTCACCTCCGAGCTCGATGATCCCGCGCTCGCCCCCAAAATCCGCGACCTCTACGATCTCGTCGACGCCGAACCCCTCCTCTCCACAAACGACCTCAAGTTCCTCTCCTTCGTCGCCGACTACTACCTCTCCCCCATCGGCGAAGTCGTCCGCCTGGCCATCCCCTCCGCCGTCCGCGTCGAGGGAATCAAGCACTACCGCCGCCTCCCCGACGACCAGCGCCCCGCCTCGGCCACACCCCTGCCCCTCGACCTGGCAGACGCCCTGGCCTCCTTAAGCTCCGAAGAGCCCTCCCCCGTCGCCTCCCTGCGCGAGGCCTACCCCGACCTCACCTACCACCGCCTCTCCGAGCTCGAGCGCCGCGGCCTCGTCGAAGTCACCTACCAGGAAAGCGGCTCCCTCAAGCCCAAAACCGAGCGCTACTTCAAACTCCTCCCCCGCCCCAGAGGCACCCTCACCGGAAGGCTCGGCTCCAACCAACTAAAAATCCTCAAACTCCTCGACGGCATGCCCTCCCTCTCTCTCCCCGAGATCCGAGAGCACATACCCAGCCCCTACTCCAGCCTCAGCGCCCTCGAAGACCGCGGCCTCATCACCTCCTGGGAAGAAGAGGTTTACCGCGACCCCTTCGAAAACGCCCCCGTCGAAGCGCCCCCCGAGTTCGACCTCACCGAGCGCCAACTTCACGCCGTCAACGCCGTGGCAGAAGCCCGCAACGCCGGCCGCTTTGAGGGCTTCGTCCTCCACGGCGTCACCGGCAGCGGCAAGACCGAAACCTACGTCCGCATCATCCGCGACACCCTGGCCGAAGGCCGCCGCGCCCTGGTGCTGCTGCCCGAAATCGCCCTCACCCCCCAGTTTGTCGGCGTCTTCCGCTCCCACTTCGGCGAACGCATCGCCGTCCTCCACTCCGGACTCACCCCCGCCCAGAAGTTCGACCAGTGGCGCCAGATCCGCCGCGACGAAGTTGACATCGTCATCGGCGCCCGCTCCGCCCTCTTCGCCCCCATCAACAACCTCGGCGTCATCGTCGTCGACGAAGAGCACGACTCCAGCTTCAAACAAGAAGAAGGCACCCGCTACAACGCCCGAGACATGGCCCTGGTCCGCGCAAAACTCGCCAGCGCCCAGGTCATCCTCGGCAGCGCCACCCCCATCCTCGAGTCCTTCCACAACGCCCAACTCGGCCGCCTCACCTACCTCCCCATGCCCGAGCGCGTCGCCGCTCGCGCCATGCCCCCGGTCGACATCGTCGACATGCGCCGCGGCCCTCACAACCCCACCGCCGGCCCCTCCAACCTCCTCTCCGCGCGCCTGCTCTCCGAGCTCGACAACACCCTCCACGACCAGAAGCAGGCCATCCTCTTTCTCAACCGCCGCGGCTTCTCCCCCTGCGTCCTCTGCGAGTCCTGCGGCCACATTTTCGAATGCCCCAACTGCGACGTCTCCCTCACCTACCACCGCCGCATGGAAGCCCTGCGCTGCCATCACTGCGACTTCTCCCTGCGCATGCCCGAATCCTGCCCCCAATGCCAGCACACTGGCATTGAGCGCAAAGGCGTCGGCACCGAACAACTCGAAAACCACCTCCACGAACTCTACCCCCGCGCCCGCGTCGCACGCCTCGACCGCGACACCGGCGCCGGCCCCCGCCTCCAACAACTCCTCTCCAGCTTCCGACGCCGCGAGATCGACATCCTCGTCGGCACTCAGATGGTTACCAAAGGCCACGACTTCCCCGACGTCACCCTTGTCGGCGTCGTCTTAGCCGACATGAGCCTCAACTTCCCCGACTTCCGCGCCGCCGAACGCACCTTCCAACTTCTCACCCAGGTCGCCGGTCGCGCCGGACGCGCCGACAGCCCAGGAAAGGTCATCATCCAGACCTACACCCCCGACCACTACAGCCTCCTCACCGCCCAGAACCACGACTTCTCCACCTTCGCCCAGCACGAACTCGCCCAGCGCCAGGCCATGGGCTACCCCCCCTTCGGCCACCTCATCGCCCTCAAGTTCGAAGGCACCCACGAAGGCGCCACCGTCCAGGCCACCCGCGATTACGCCACCGCCGCGCGTCGCCTCCTGCGCTCCGACCGCACCTTCGGCGACAACATCGCCATGCTCGGCCCGGCCATGGCCCCCATCGGCCGCATCAACAACCGCTCCCGCTGGCAACTTCTACTCAAGGCGTCGGACCGCGCGCTGCTGCGCCGCTTCGCCATCCGCACCCTCGAACTTGCCAAACACTTCGAGGCCGGTCAGCCTCAACATCGCAACGTCCGCATCATCATCGACGTCGACCCCCTAAACATGCTCTAA
- a CDS encoding aminoglycoside N(3)-acetyltransferase yields the protein MSHADLIRRTHAPHTRASLTRDLRALGLSPGMNLLVHCSMRRIGFIAGGAHTLLLAILDAIGPDGTLMVPTHTSLNTDPARWENPPLPADWLKTLRDATPAFDPLRTPSHLMGQLAELLRTWPGARRSSHPVGSFAALGPAASQLVDHHPLLNEFGDTSPLARLYDLDGHILLLGVGHDRNTSLHLAEHRADFPTKTTITEGCSMLVDGQRAWVTYPMLALDTDDFSALGRDFEATHRPPDFHLAKIGNATARLIHQPTLVDFATDWMELHRHPDD from the coding sequence ATGTCCCACGCCGACCTCATCCGCCGCACCCACGCCCCCCACACCCGCGCCTCCCTCACCCGCGATCTTCGCGCGCTCGGCCTCTCCCCCGGCATGAACCTCCTGGTCCACTGCTCCATGCGCCGCATCGGCTTCATCGCCGGCGGCGCCCACACCCTACTCCTGGCTATCCTCGACGCCATCGGCCCCGACGGCACGCTGATGGTCCCCACCCACACCTCCCTCAACACCGACCCCGCCCGCTGGGAAAACCCTCCCCTCCCCGCCGACTGGCTAAAAACCCTCCGCGACGCCACCCCCGCTTTCGACCCCTTACGCACCCCCTCCCACCTCATGGGCCAGCTCGCCGAACTCCTGCGCACCTGGCCCGGCGCCCGCCGCAGCTCCCACCCCGTGGGCTCCTTCGCCGCCCTCGGCCCCGCCGCCTCCCAACTCGTCGACCACCACCCCCTCCTCAATGAATTCGGCGACACCTCCCCCCTCGCGCGTCTCTACGACCTCGACGGCCACATCCTCCTCCTCGGCGTCGGCCACGACCGCAACACCTCCCTCCACCTCGCCGAACACCGCGCTGACTTCCCCACCAAAACCACAATCACCGAAGGCTGCTCCATGCTCGTCGATGGCCAGCGCGCCTGGGTCACCTACCCCATGCTTGCCCTCGACACCGACGACTTCTCCGCCCTAGGCCGCGACTTCGAAGCCACCCACCGCCCCCCCGACTTCCACCTCGCAAAGATCGGCAACGCCACCGCCCGCCTCATCCACCAGCCCACCCTGGTCGACTTCGCCACCGACTGGATGGAACTCCACCGCCACCCCGACGACTAA